The proteins below come from a single Vibrio natriegens NBRC 15636 = ATCC 14048 = DSM 759 genomic window:
- the relA gene encoding GTP diphosphokinase, with the protein MVAVRSAHLNQNEQFELEHWVASLGQEKNTASRLIEVYRDCQNILADHEQAELLLWRGREMIEILITLSMDKATLVAAQLFPLVSSGAFKRELLEEKYSKEIIKLIDGVEEMAAIGQLNVTMEGGAASSQVDNVRRMLLAMVDDFRCVVIKLAERICNLIEVKKAPDEVRRAAAKECANIYAPLANRLGIGQLKWEIEDYAFRYQQPETYKQIAKQLSERRIVREQYIKDFVEDLTEEMKACGINAEVSGRPKHIYSIWRKMQKKSLAFDELFDVRAVRIIADKLQDCYAALGVVHTKYKHLPSEFDDYVANPKPNGYQSIHTVILGPEGKTIEIQIRTKQMHEESELGVAAHWKYKEGASARSGYDEKITWLRKLLDWQEEMSDSGEMLDELRSQVFDDRVYAFTPRGDVVDLPMGATPLDFAYHIHSEVGHRCIGAKVGGRIVPFTHKLHMGDQVEIITSKEPNPSRDWLNPSLGFVHSGRARAKINAWFRKQSREKNLEAGREILEHELVKIGATMKDAERYALKRFNVNTPDELYVGVGSGDLRINQIINHINALVNKPTAEEEDQQALEKLQEAEHKAPAQSRPKKDAVVVEGVDNLMTHLARCCQPIPGDDICGYITQGRGISVHRSDCEQLEELRHHAPERIIDTVWGSGFVGSYILTVRVEAMERGGLLKDITTLFANEKIKVTSMKSRVDYRRQLAIMDFDLEVTNIEALSRVSKRVEQIRDVMSVKRLG; encoded by the coding sequence ATGGTTGCGGTAAGAAGCGCGCATTTAAATCAAAACGAACAGTTTGAACTCGAGCATTGGGTGGCTAGCCTGGGGCAAGAGAAAAACACAGCATCACGCTTAATTGAAGTGTACAGAGATTGCCAAAACATTTTGGCAGATCACGAGCAAGCGGAGTTATTGCTGTGGCGTGGACGAGAAATGATCGAGATTTTGATCACCTTGTCTATGGATAAAGCTACCTTAGTGGCAGCACAACTGTTCCCATTGGTTTCAAGTGGTGCTTTCAAGAGAGAACTGCTGGAAGAAAAATACAGTAAAGAAATCATAAAGCTGATAGATGGCGTTGAAGAGATGGCCGCCATCGGTCAACTTAATGTCACCATGGAAGGGGGCGCTGCGTCGTCTCAGGTAGATAACGTGCGTCGCATGCTGCTTGCCATGGTTGATGATTTCCGCTGCGTTGTTATCAAGCTGGCAGAGCGCATCTGTAACCTGATTGAAGTTAAGAAAGCGCCGGACGAAGTCCGTCGTGCTGCGGCAAAAGAATGTGCCAACATTTATGCGCCATTAGCGAACCGTCTTGGTATCGGTCAGCTCAAGTGGGAGATCGAAGATTACGCATTCCGCTACCAGCAGCCAGAAACCTACAAACAAATCGCGAAGCAGTTATCTGAGCGTCGTATTGTTCGTGAGCAGTACATCAAAGACTTTGTTGAAGACCTTACAGAAGAGATGAAAGCTTGTGGCATTAATGCTGAAGTGAGTGGGCGGCCAAAGCACATTTACAGTATCTGGCGAAAAATGCAGAAGAAGAGTCTGGCGTTTGATGAGTTATTTGACGTCAGAGCGGTGCGTATTATCGCCGATAAGCTGCAAGACTGTTATGCCGCGTTAGGTGTTGTGCACACCAAATATAAGCACTTACCAAGTGAGTTTGATGACTACGTCGCGAACCCAAAACCAAACGGGTATCAGTCCATCCATACCGTGATTCTTGGCCCTGAAGGGAAAACCATCGAGATCCAGATCCGAACCAAGCAAATGCATGAGGAATCGGAGCTCGGTGTTGCCGCGCACTGGAAGTACAAAGAAGGCGCGAGCGCACGTAGCGGGTACGATGAAAAGATCACCTGGCTGCGTAAACTTCTGGATTGGCAAGAAGAGATGTCCGATTCTGGTGAAATGCTGGACGAGCTACGAAGCCAAGTATTCGATGATCGCGTTTATGCCTTTACGCCTCGTGGTGATGTTGTCGACTTACCAATGGGCGCGACACCATTGGACTTCGCTTATCATATTCACTCCGAAGTGGGGCACCGCTGTATTGGCGCTAAAGTCGGAGGTCGAATCGTACCATTTACCCATAAGTTGCATATGGGTGATCAGGTCGAAATCATCACCTCGAAAGAGCCAAACCCGTCACGTGACTGGCTAAATCCTTCACTAGGTTTCGTTCATTCAGGTCGAGCTCGCGCCAAGATCAATGCTTGGTTCCGCAAGCAAAGTCGCGAGAAGAACCTAGAGGCCGGTCGTGAAATCCTAGAGCACGAACTAGTGAAAATTGGCGCGACCATGAAAGATGCAGAGCGTTACGCGCTGAAGCGATTCAACGTCAATACGCCAGATGAGCTGTACGTCGGTGTCGGAAGTGGTGACTTACGTATCAACCAGATCATCAACCACATCAATGCACTGGTTAACAAGCCAACCGCAGAAGAAGAAGACCAACAAGCCCTAGAAAAGCTGCAAGAAGCCGAGCACAAAGCGCCAGCACAAAGCCGACCGAAGAAAGATGCGGTGGTAGTGGAAGGGGTTGATAACCTGATGACGCATCTTGCGCGTTGTTGTCAGCCAATCCCGGGTGATGATATCTGTGGCTACATTACACAAGGTCGTGGCATTTCAGTGCACCGTAGCGACTGTGAACAGCTCGAAGAGCTAAGACATCACGCACCAGAACGTATTATTGATACCGTCTGGGGCAGTGGTTTTGTCGGTTCGTACATTCTCACCGTTCGAGTTGAGGCGATGGAGCGTGGTGGTTTGCTGAAAGACATCACCACTCTATTTGCGAATGAGAAAATCAAAGTCACCAGCATGAAGAGTCGTGTCGATTACCGTCGTCAGCTAGCCATCATGGACTTTGATCTCGAAGTGACCAATATCGAGGCGTTGTCGCGTGTTTCTAAACGTGTTGAGCAGATTAGAGATGTGATGTCTGTAAAACGTCTCGGCTAA
- the rlmD gene encoding 23S rRNA (uracil(1939)-C(5))-methyltransferase RlmD — MARIFQPKKKTQLNTRHQQVHVERLDHHGAGIAYLKKKPLFIDGALPGEEVVTQLVEEKSKFARGKLIKILQSSDTRAEPFCPHYHECGGCDLQHLEYDQQLTHKQQTLRQLMRKFAGSDIELDAPVLGEQLGYRRRARVSLFVDKKTRQLHFGFRKKQSKQIAQVTDCPVLAPQLNVLLPEIYAELKQFKKPDQLGHVELVLGDNGPCITLRHMSNLTEPEVEALVKLAERHNATLYLMPQTDQLDLISGEIPFYQENGVKVPFTPNNFIQVNQAVNQKMVAQAIQWLDPQDSDRVLDLFCGLGNFSLPIAKLAKHVVGIEGVAEMVEKATNNASLNQINNAQFYHANLEQDFDGQVWAAEKFDKVLLDPARAGASGIIDQVSALGAQRVVYVSCNPATLARDSQSLIEQGYKLTKLGMLDMFPHTSHLESMALFEKS, encoded by the coding sequence ATGGCACGCATCTTTCAACCGAAAAAGAAAACCCAACTCAACACTCGTCACCAGCAGGTGCACGTTGAACGTTTGGATCATCATGGCGCGGGTATCGCTTACCTAAAGAAAAAGCCGCTATTTATTGATGGAGCGCTGCCAGGTGAGGAAGTGGTGACACAGCTGGTGGAAGAGAAAAGTAAGTTTGCCCGCGGTAAGCTGATCAAAATTTTGCAGTCAAGTGACACTCGTGCTGAACCATTCTGTCCGCATTACCATGAGTGTGGTGGCTGTGATTTACAGCACTTGGAATATGACCAACAATTGACGCACAAACAGCAGACACTGCGTCAGCTCATGCGAAAATTTGCAGGCAGTGATATCGAACTTGATGCGCCAGTATTAGGCGAGCAGCTTGGCTATCGACGTCGAGCACGCGTAAGTCTGTTTGTGGATAAAAAAACGCGCCAACTGCACTTTGGTTTTCGCAAAAAACAAAGTAAACAGATTGCTCAGGTGACCGATTGCCCAGTGTTGGCTCCACAGCTGAACGTTTTGCTTCCGGAAATTTACGCAGAGCTAAAACAATTTAAAAAGCCCGATCAACTTGGTCATGTTGAGCTGGTCTTAGGCGATAACGGACCTTGTATTACGCTGCGCCACATGAGTAATCTGACTGAACCGGAAGTTGAGGCTTTGGTTAAGCTTGCTGAGCGTCATAACGCCACGCTGTACCTGATGCCGCAAACTGATCAGCTTGATTTAATTTCAGGCGAGATACCGTTTTATCAGGAAAATGGTGTGAAGGTACCTTTCACGCCAAATAACTTTATTCAGGTCAACCAAGCGGTAAACCAAAAAATGGTGGCTCAGGCCATCCAGTGGTTAGACCCGCAAGACAGCGATCGAGTGTTAGATTTGTTCTGTGGGCTGGGTAACTTTAGCTTGCCAATCGCTAAGTTGGCGAAACACGTTGTGGGTATAGAGGGGGTCGCTGAAATGGTAGAAAAAGCGACAAATAATGCATCCTTGAACCAAATCAACAACGCACAATTTTATCACGCTAACCTAGAGCAGGACTTTGACGGTCAGGTTTGGGCGGCAGAGAAGTTTGATAAAGTACTGCTCGATCCGGCGCGTGCCGGAGCGAGCGGGATCATCGATCAAGTTTCCGCTCTTGGGGCTCAGCGCGTGGTTTATGTTTCTTGTAATCCTGCTACCCTTGCAAGGGACAGTCAGAGCTTAATTGAACAAGGCTACAAATTAACCAAATTAGGTATGCTCGATATGTTCCCGCATACCAGCCATTTAGAATCCATGGCCTTGTTTGAAAAGTCCTAG